Sequence from the Clostridium botulinum genome:
AATGTAAGTTATTTAAACTGATTTTGAAATTTTAGATTAAATTTAAAGCTATATATCATAATAAAATCATGATATATAGCTTTTTATATTTTAAATAAGACATGAGTATAATATATAAAATTTTACTCAATAGTATAAAAATGATATAATATAAGATAAAACCTCAGTAGAATAAGTTTTATTTTGTATATTTGTTAAAATAATTATATTAAAATTGCTATATTAAATATAATAATGCAATTAAATATAATTATTTAATTTAATATAACTGTCTATTTTCTTAAATAATTCACAAAAAAAATACAATAATATAAGTATAGGAAGGAAGTGATGTAGTTATATGGTAGTGCCATTAATTTTAGCATCTTTAGTATTAATAATTTGTGTGTTTTCAAGTAAAATATTATATAAGTTTGGAGTTCCATCACTATTAATATTTCTAATCTTAGGAATGATATTTGGAAGTGAGGGAATAGTTGGAATTCAATTTGATAATTATAAAATAGCAGAGCAAGTTGGATCATTTGGATTAGTCTTTATAATGTTTTATGGAGGATTCTGTACTAATTGGAAGCTAGCAAAACCAGTTGTAACAAAAGCAACATTAATGTCTACACTAGGAGTTCTTATAACAGCGGGCCTTACTGGAGTATTTTCTACTTGGGTTCTTAAATGTTCTTTATTGGAAGGTCTTCTAATTGGTGCGGTAGTAGCATCTACAGATGCAGCATCAGTATTCTCAATATTGAGGTCTCAAAATTTAAACTTAAAGGGTGGATTAGCATCTTTACTTGAAATTGAAAGCGGTAGTAATGATCCAATGGCATATATGCTTACTGTAATAATATTAAGCTTTATGGCTGGAGCACAACAATCAATAACTAAACTTTTATTTTTTCAAATATTATTTGGAATTATAGTTGGAGTTATTTTAGCTAAATTAAGCACTTTTATTCTAAAAAATATTATATTTGAAATAGAGGGACTTTATCCTGTTTTTGTAATGGCAATTGCTATTTTAGCATATTCATTAAGTATATGGATTGGCGGAAATGGTTATTTAAGTGTTTATATTGCAGGTATAATAATGGGAAATAGTAAGATACAAAATAAAAGAAGTCTGGTTAAATTCTTTGATGGAATATCTTGGCTAATGCAAATAATGTTATTTTTCATATTAGGGTTGTTATCATTTCCATCGCAAATACATTCAGCATTTATACCAGGGCTTTTAATTTCTTTATTTTTAATTTTTATAGCAAGACCAATATCAACTTTTGGAATCTTAAGTTGGTTTAAAGTGCCTATAAAGCAACAAATTTTTGTTTCGTGGGTAGGTCTTAGAGGTGCAGCTTCAATAGTTTTTGCTATATTAGCAGTTACAAATGATGCATTTATAAATTTTGATATATTTCATATTGTATTTTTTATAGCGTTATTTTCAGTATCATTACAAGGAACATTGATATCTCCTATAGCGAAAAAATTAGATCTTGTTGACAATGAAGCTGTAGTATTAAAAACTTTTAATGATTATCAGGAAGAAATGAATACTAAATTAGTAGAATTTGAAATAAAGCCAGAAAGTAAGTTGGCTAATAAGAGTATTATTGATGCGAATATACCAGAAGATATATTGGTTGTTATGATAAAACGTAATGGAAAGATACTACATCCAAAAGGAAAAACTGTTATTTATTGTGGTGACACTTTAGTTTTGACAGGAGAAAATTTTGATGATATAGAATTGTAAGAACTAGTATTATTAGATATAAAATAATATGTTAGCAAGAATATAAAAGTAAATAGAAATGTTATAGGGTTATATTAAGGTTGAAACTTAATATAACCCTTAATTTTTAAATTTAAAGTATGCATTAAAGATATTTAGTAAACAAAGTTTGACTATATATTAACAAATTATCGCGGGAACGGTTGTTGTTTTCATGAAAATATAATAAATTCAAATTATAAACAATATATGAATTTAATAGATAATAAGGTTTTTAATAAAAAAGTATAAATATAATAGTAATATTATAAATAAACAGTGCGAAAATAAATAAAATTATAAAATATAGAATTATGCATTGAAGAAACAACTTAATTAGAATATAATTAAGTTGTTAATAATTTAACAAATAATAAAATTATTAACTATATCTATTGATATATTTACCAATCCTCTTAATGATAAGTTTAGATATTTAATATAGTTGATATAGTATCTAAGCTTATTTTTAGAAAACGTTTATAAAAATTCATATAATTAATAGTTTTTATAGGTTTAATGTAAATATGAAAATAAAAATTAATTTATATAAATAAAACAAATTAAATGGTAAAGGGGAAAAAGATATGTATATTAGTGATGTTGAAATTATCTCAAAATCGGCAAGAAATAAATATGAACTATCTAAAAATTCACCGAGGAAATATACAACCAGAGCGATTGTAGCGGGATTCTATCTAGTAGTAGCAATAATTTTATCATATACAATAGGTGCTATTTTGAATCCTAATTATCCAGAAATAGCTAGGATAATGGTAGCAGCTACATTTTCAATAGCATTAGCACTTATTGTTTTTTTAGGTGGTGAATTATTTACAGGTAACAATATGGTTATGGCAGTAGGTGTTTATACTAAAACATGTAATTTAAAGATGGCATTAAAAGTATGGTGTTTAAGTTATTTAGGAAATCTTTTAGGAGCAATAATTATATCATTTTTATTTGTTAAAAGTGGTGCATCACTTCCTTTAATACAAGAGTATATATCTGGAATATTGGCTGCTAAACTTAACCTTTCAGCATTTGAATTATTCATAAGAGGAATTTTATGCAATTTTATTGTGTGTTTGGGTGTATTATCTACTATTAGATTAAAATCTGAAAGTGGTAAATCTATAATGATGTTTTGGTGTGTATTTGCTTTTGTTATTGCTGGATTTGAGCATAGCATAGCTAATATGGGTATTTTTTCTGTAGGATATTTTGCATTAGGAGGTTTATCAATGACTTTAATAATAAAAAATCTATTTTGGGTAACATTAGGTAATATAATAGGGGGTGGAGTATTACTAGCATTGCCATTAACATATATGAGTATTGAAGAATAATTCAAAGTGTTTTAGCTATTTTTTAAACAAGCTAAAACACTTTTTTAGTACTCTAAATAAATATTAAATTCTTAGACAGTATGTATTCTCCGTGATAAAATAAATCTATAGGATAATGTTTAAATAATTAAATTATATTATAGATAGATGGTGATTAAGTGATTGTAATAAAATTAGAGAAGAATAAAAAAAGACAAATTATTTTTAAAATTAAATTTACAAATGGTGAAGAAAATAAATTATTCTTTAAAAGAGCTATTATAGAAGGGAAAAAGATAAAAGGTGAATTTGATTATCAAGTGCCTTTAAGGTTTTTTATTCCCATAGTAAAAAATATAAATAAAGAAGATATCTTGTTAGATAAAGATAGCATACTATCTTATTTAGAATTTTCAGATGTATATGATGAAAATTATTATTATGAAATACAAGCAACTCCAAATTATATGAAAAAGTGGAGAGAAGAAAGCTGCCCTGAGATTTATAAAGTAACTATTAATAAAGAGAATTGTAATATAGAAAAAGAAATTATTTTTAATAAACCCAAAGTTTATTTTGATTAGTTAGTTGTTTTATGTAGAAATAAAAAAATTAGAAATAACTTTATATTTAGATATTTCTAATTAATATTGTAATAATTTTATTTTTCACCATTTATGATTACATCTATTTTTCCTGTATCTGGACTAATTATTAATCCATGTACTCTTATATTCTTAGGAAGTAAAGGGTGATTTTTTATCATTGCCACGCTTTTTTCTATTGAATTTTCTATAGATTCAAATCCATGAAGCCATGATTCAATATTTATTCCAGAATTATTTAAAATAGATATAGTTTCATCATCTATACCTCTATCAATCATTTTAGTTATAATGTTTTTAGAATCTAAATTACACATGCCACAACCATGATGTCCTACTACAAAAACATCTTCAGCTCCAAATTCGTATATTGAAACCAATATACTTCTCATTACACTACCAAATGGATGAATCACTGTTGCACCAGCATCTTTGATTATTTTTGCATCTCCATTTTTTATATTCATAGCTTTAGGTAATAATTCTGTTAATCTAGTATCCATACATGATAATATAACCATTTTCTTTTTTGGAGTTTTTGTTGTAATGAATTCTTCAAACTTTTTATTTTCTACGAATAGTGTATTAAATTTTAATATTTCCTCTAATTTATTCATATATTGCCCCACCTTTATTATTTTTATTAAATAGATTATACAATTAAAATAATATTTATCAAGTGATATTTAAGATATATTTTACTAATTAAAAATTTTTTATATGGTGTTAAGTTAATATAGATAATAATGTTACAAGTTGTTTAAATATTAAAATTTAGTTATACTTATTCATAATAAATATTTTGAGATTAATTTTATGGGGGCTATTTATTTACTAATATAATAAAAACGGGGAGATAACTAATATGAAAATTATAGAAGATAAGAAAAGGTTAAGAAGAGAAATATTAAAATTAAGAAAAGAAATTAATTTTGATGAAAAGAAAAATTTTGATAATGCAATTCACAATAAGTTTTTTAAAAGTAAAT
This genomic interval carries:
- a CDS encoding formate/nitrite transporter family protein, which produces MYISDVEIISKSARNKYELSKNSPRKYTTRAIVAGFYLVVAIILSYTIGAILNPNYPEIARIMVAATFSIALALIVFLGGELFTGNNMVMAVGVYTKTCNLKMALKVWCLSYLGNLLGAIIISFLFVKSGASLPLIQEYISGILAAKLNLSAFELFIRGILCNFIVCLGVLSTIRLKSESGKSIMMFWCVFAFVIAGFEHSIANMGIFSVGYFALGGLSMTLIIKNLFWVTLGNIIGGGVLLALPLTYMSIEE
- a CDS encoding beta-class carbonic anhydrase, with the translated sequence MNKLEEILKFNTLFVENKKFEEFITTKTPKKKMVILSCMDTRLTELLPKAMNIKNGDAKIIKDAGATVIHPFGSVMRSILVSIYEFGAEDVFVVGHHGCGMCNLDSKNIITKMIDRGIDDETISILNNSGINIESWLHGFESIENSIEKSVAMIKNHPLLPKNIRVHGLIISPDTGKIDVIINGEK
- a CDS encoding potassium/proton antiporter; translated protein: MVVPLILASLVLIICVFSSKILYKFGVPSLLIFLILGMIFGSEGIVGIQFDNYKIAEQVGSFGLVFIMFYGGFCTNWKLAKPVVTKATLMSTLGVLITAGLTGVFSTWVLKCSLLEGLLIGAVVASTDAASVFSILRSQNLNLKGGLASLLEIESGSNDPMAYMLTVIILSFMAGAQQSITKLLFFQILFGIIVGVILAKLSTFILKNIIFEIEGLYPVFVMAIAILAYSLSIWIGGNGYLSVYIAGIIMGNSKIQNKRSLVKFFDGISWLMQIMLFFILGLLSFPSQIHSAFIPGLLISLFLIFIARPISTFGILSWFKVPIKQQIFVSWVGLRGAASIVFAILAVTNDAFINFDIFHIVFFIALFSVSLQGTLISPIAKKLDLVDNEAVVLKTFNDYQEEMNTKLVEFEIKPESKLANKSIIDANIPEDILVVMIKRNGKILHPKGKTVIYCGDTLVLTGENFDDIEL